One window of Xanthomonas sp. 10-10 genomic DNA carries:
- a CDS encoding RNA-binding S4 domain-containing protein produces MQFLEFDLDGEYIELNQLLKLAGIADSGGQGKAIVASGAVSVDGVQELRKTAKIRPGQLVQLDDVEIRVMAMDPDAESGE; encoded by the coding sequence ATGCAATTCCTGGAATTCGACCTGGACGGCGAGTACATCGAACTCAACCAGCTGCTCAAGCTGGCCGGCATCGCCGATAGCGGCGGACAGGGCAAGGCCATCGTCGCCAGCGGCGCGGTCAGCGTCGATGGCGTGCAGGAACTGCGCAAGACGGCGAAGATTCGTCCCGGCCAGCTCGTGCAACTGGATGACGTGGAAATTCGCGTCATGGCCATGGACCCAGACGCCGAGTCCGGCGAATGA
- a CDS encoding 30S ribosomal protein THX — protein sequence MGKGDRKTAKGKRYNASYGNSRSHAVSKVVVGAAAPVAKKGVVKAPAKKAVAKKTVAKAS from the coding sequence ATGGGTAAGGGTGACCGTAAGACCGCCAAGGGCAAGCGCTACAACGCCAGCTACGGCAATTCGCGTTCGCACGCGGTGAGCAAGGTTGTCGTGGGTGCAGCTGCCCCGGTTGCCAAGAAGGGCGTGGTCAAGGCGCCGGCCAAGAAGGCTGTTGCCAAGAAGACCGTCGCCAAGGCCAGCTGA
- a CDS encoding chloride channel protein, producing the protein MSASDPSPRRLRPLLSSEGWRRRAALWGGAIAVALVAIVFAKASDAAFQLFQRITAHSIWWALLLTPGIFALLAWLTSGAMRPTRGSGIPQVIAALEHPDPAFRGTNLSLRVSLGKLALTTLSLLGGASVGREGPTVHVGASLMHVFGRWFGFHDPRELSHFLLAGGAAGIAAAFNTPLAGVVFAIEELSGRFEHRFSGTLLTAVIVGGVVSLGLLSNYTYFGKVAVALPLGQAWLAIALCGSVAGLLGGIFARLVLASVSGKPRWLGALRQRHPVLLAALCGVALVGLALVFGQGAFGTGYEQARSLVQGHAVVGHEFGLMKLIANLVSYLAGIPGGLFSPALAVGAGIGHNLSVLMPSVDPRTFVLLGMCAYLTGVTQAPLTSAVISLELTDTSQMLLPILATVLIARAVSGLVCKTPIYRGLAEQLLTPAAKAPAPDATH; encoded by the coding sequence ATGTCTGCTTCTGATCCCTCGCCGCGTCGCTTGCGGCCGCTGTTGTCCAGCGAAGGCTGGCGTCGTCGCGCCGCACTCTGGGGTGGCGCCATTGCGGTGGCCCTGGTCGCCATCGTGTTCGCCAAGGCCAGCGATGCGGCCTTCCAGTTGTTTCAACGCATCACCGCACACTCGATCTGGTGGGCGCTGCTGCTGACGCCGGGCATTTTCGCCCTGCTCGCCTGGCTGACCTCGGGGGCGATGCGGCCCACCCGCGGTAGCGGCATTCCGCAGGTCATCGCCGCGCTGGAGCATCCGGACCCGGCGTTTCGCGGCACCAACCTGTCGCTGCGCGTGTCGCTAGGCAAGCTTGCGTTGACCACGCTGTCGCTGCTCGGTGGCGCATCGGTCGGGCGCGAAGGACCGACCGTGCATGTGGGCGCCAGCCTGATGCATGTGTTCGGGCGCTGGTTCGGCTTTCACGATCCGCGCGAGCTTTCGCATTTTCTGCTTGCCGGCGGCGCGGCCGGTATCGCAGCGGCATTCAACACGCCGCTCGCCGGCGTGGTCTTTGCGATCGAAGAACTGAGCGGTCGCTTCGAGCACCGCTTCTCCGGCACCTTGCTCACGGCGGTGATCGTCGGCGGCGTGGTATCGCTGGGGTTGCTGAGCAACTACACCTATTTCGGCAAGGTGGCGGTGGCCTTGCCGTTGGGCCAGGCTTGGCTGGCGATCGCACTGTGCGGGAGCGTGGCCGGGCTGCTCGGCGGGATCTTCGCGCGGCTGGTGCTGGCCAGCGTCAGCGGCAAACCGCGCTGGCTGGGCGCACTGCGCCAGCGCCACCCGGTGCTGCTGGCGGCGTTGTGCGGCGTGGCGCTGGTCGGGCTGGCGCTGGTGTTCGGGCAAGGCGCCTTCGGCACCGGCTACGAGCAGGCGCGCAGCCTGGTGCAGGGGCATGCCGTGGTCGGCCATGAGTTCGGCCTGATGAAGCTCATCGCCAACCTGGTCTCGTACCTGGCCGGCATCCCGGGCGGCCTGTTCTCGCCCGCCCTGGCAGTGGGTGCCGGTATCGGCCACAACCTGTCGGTGCTGATGCCGAGCGTGGACCCGCGCACCTTCGTGCTGCTGGGCATGTGCGCCTACCTGACCGGTGTCACCCAGGCACCGCTGACCTCGGCGGTGATTTCGCTGGAGCTCACCGACACCAGCCAGATGCTGCTGCCGATCCTGGCCACCGTGTTGATCGCACGTGCGGTGTCCGGGCTGGTGTGCAAGACGCCGATCTATCGCGGACTGGCCGAGCAGTTGCTGACCCCAGCTGCAAAGGCGCCGGCGCCGGACGCCACCCACTAG
- a CDS encoding MerC domain-containing protein, producing the protein MPLPTLRHLLDRFGATGSLLCAVHCAVLPLVLALAPSLGLSFWLGDGVELAIVVFVTLLGLFSLVLGYRRHKALHALALLLPGLALLWLGLLYDPLHHSVVPHAVVMTLGGALVGIAHLVNLRLNHGHAHVHDASCAH; encoded by the coding sequence ATGCCTCTACCCACACTTCGCCATCTGCTGGACCGCTTCGGTGCGACCGGCTCGCTGCTGTGCGCGGTGCACTGTGCGGTGCTGCCGTTGGTCCTGGCGCTGGCGCCGTCGCTCGGATTGTCGTTCTGGCTGGGCGACGGGGTCGAACTGGCGATCGTCGTGTTCGTGACCCTGCTCGGGCTTTTCAGCCTGGTCCTGGGATATCGCCGACACAAGGCGCTGCATGCGCTGGCGTTGTTGCTGCCGGGCCTGGCGCTGTTGTGGCTGGGCCTGTTGTACGACCCGCTGCACCATTCGGTGGTGCCGCACGCGGTGGTGATGACGCTGGGCGGCGCCCTGGTCGGCATCGCCCATCTGGTCAATCTGCGGCTGAATCACGGGCATGCGCACGTGCACGACGCGAGCTGCGCGCATTGA
- a CDS encoding MarR family winged helix-turn-helix transcriptional regulator — translation MSSTSNCTCFHLRRAARRMSQLYDHALAPVGLSLNAYSILRRLDAAQSLGMLAQALGMDRTTLTRNLKPLLAAGWITTRRGDDARQTWLILSRSGRGLLRRAQPHWLAAQQRIETLFGAAPTAQLHATLGRLDAVLEHAA, via the coding sequence ATGTCCAGCACGTCCAACTGCACCTGCTTTCATCTGCGCCGGGCGGCGCGTCGGATGTCGCAGCTTTATGACCACGCACTGGCGCCGGTCGGCCTGAGTCTCAACGCGTACTCGATCCTGCGCCGACTCGACGCAGCGCAGTCTCTGGGCATGCTGGCACAGGCCTTGGGCATGGACCGCACCACCCTCACCCGCAACCTCAAACCCTTGCTTGCTGCCGGATGGATCACCACCCGGCGCGGCGACGATGCCCGGCAGACCTGGCTGATCCTGAGCCGCAGCGGCCGCGGGCTGCTGCGGCGCGCACAACCGCACTGGCTGGCAGCCCAGCAACGGATCGAAACGCTGTTTGGTGCAGCGCCGACCGCGCAGCTGCATGCCACGCTGGGCCGCCTGGATGCCGTGCTGGAACACGCCGCATGA
- a CDS encoding AlkA N-terminal domain-containing protein: protein MQTMTPDRIQCDRARLARDARFDGLFFTAVRSTGIYCRPVCPAPPPKPGNVSYYPSAAAASAAGYRPCLRCRPELSPQAQQHLGEESVQRALAMIAEGLLQEQPVQTLADAVGMSARQLQRQFVQQLGATPIQVHGTRRLLLAKQLLTETALPVTEVALAAGFNSLRRFNAAFLQGCGMPPSALRKQRADVPGGQLCLRLGYRPPLDWSAMLVFLQRRAIPGIEQVDASGYRRVIGTPGHASLIEVVAAPQRPELLLRIGATDPRQIPQIVRRVRRLFDLDADLQAVHATLASEPLLAEAIARRPGLRVPGGWDGFEVAVRAVLGQQISVAGAATLAARLVDRHGGHHADMPPGLDRSFPTPAQLADAPLEQLGLPRARAATLRALASACAQGRLHFGAGQRLADFVATCTALPGIGPWTAHYIAMRALSHPDAFPAGDLILQQVLGAPERLSERATEARSQAWRPWRAYAVLHLWHLAIDRKDTRP from the coding sequence ATGCAAACGATGACGCCCGATCGAATTCAATGCGACCGCGCCCGCCTGGCGCGCGATGCGCGCTTCGACGGGCTGTTCTTTACTGCGGTCCGCAGCACCGGCATCTATTGTCGGCCGGTGTGTCCGGCGCCACCGCCCAAGCCGGGCAACGTCAGTTACTACCCGAGCGCGGCGGCGGCCAGTGCGGCCGGTTACCGGCCGTGCCTGCGCTGTCGGCCGGAACTGTCGCCGCAGGCGCAGCAGCATCTGGGCGAAGAGAGCGTGCAGCGTGCGCTGGCGATGATTGCCGAAGGCCTGTTGCAGGAGCAGCCGGTGCAGACGCTGGCCGATGCGGTGGGCATGAGTGCGCGACAGTTGCAACGGCAGTTCGTGCAGCAGCTCGGCGCCACCCCGATCCAGGTGCATGGCACGCGCCGGCTGCTGTTGGCCAAGCAGTTGCTCACCGAAACCGCCTTGCCGGTTACCGAGGTCGCGCTCGCCGCCGGCTTCAACAGCCTGCGGCGTTTCAATGCGGCCTTTCTGCAAGGCTGCGGCATGCCGCCGTCGGCGTTGCGCAAGCAGCGCGCCGACGTTCCGGGCGGCCAACTGTGCCTGCGCCTGGGCTATCGCCCGCCGCTGGACTGGTCGGCGATGCTGGTGTTTCTGCAGCGCCGCGCGATTCCGGGGATCGAGCAGGTCGATGCCAGCGGCTACCGGCGGGTGATCGGCACGCCAGGGCACGCAAGCTTGATCGAGGTGGTCGCCGCGCCGCAGCGGCCCGAGCTGCTGCTGCGCATCGGCGCCACCGACCCGCGACAGATTCCGCAGATCGTGCGCCGGGTGCGTCGGCTGTTCGATCTGGATGCGGACCTGCAGGCCGTGCACGCCACGCTGGCATCCGAACCGCTCCTGGCCGAGGCGATCGCGCGCCGGCCCGGCCTGCGCGTGCCGGGGGGATGGGACGGCTTTGAAGTGGCGGTGCGTGCGGTGCTGGGCCAGCAGATCAGCGTGGCCGGCGCGGCAACGCTGGCGGCGCGGTTGGTGGACCGCCACGGCGGCCATCATGCCGACATGCCGCCCGGCCTGGATCGCAGTTTTCCCACGCCCGCACAGCTGGCCGACGCGCCGCTGGAACAGCTCGGGCTGCCACGCGCACGCGCGGCCACGTTGCGCGCGCTGGCATCGGCATGCGCACAGGGCCGGCTGCATTTCGGCGCCGGCCAGCGGTTGGCGGACTTTGTCGCCACCTGCACCGCGTTGCCCGGCATCGGGCCCTGGACCGCGCACTACATCGCCATGCGCGCGCTTTCGCATCCGGATGCGTTTCCGGCCGGCGATCTGATCCTGCAGCAGGTCCTCGGCGCGCCGGAGCGTCTGAGCGAACGCGCCACCGAAGCGCGTTCGCAGGCATGGCGCCCATGGCGTGCCTATGCCGTGTTGCACCTGTGGCATCTCGCCATCGACCGCAAGGACACCCGCCCATGA
- a CDS encoding ectonucleotide pyrophosphatase/phosphodiesterase, producing MIDRRLVSAAMATALLAACSTQPGVREASPPPSTSSPLSAAATSDDAPHPLLLISIDGLRADMLDRGITPTLSQLARDGVRARWMTPSYPSLTFPNHYTLVTGLRPDRHGIVHNSMRDAGLGNFWLSKQDAVTDARWWGGQPVWVGVEKAGMHAATWSWPGSEAAIQGVRPTHWRHYEEGVAMDARVDTVQAWLKSSGADANRLVTLYFEHVDEAGHDHGPESREYADSVRAVDAAIGRLLAGMQRDGTRARTNIIVVSDHGMAEVAPGHAISVEAIAPPAIATAVTDGQVIGFEPKPGQQANAEAMLLGPHAQYDCWRKAELPARWHYGTHPRIPPIVCQMHEGWDALFPDKLAKRSQHGMRGSHGFDPALPSMRAVFVAQGPDLAQGKRLPGFDNVDVYALLTRLLGIAAAPNDGNPATLLPALRVPPDIAH from the coding sequence ATGATCGATCGACGTCTTGTGTCTGCCGCGATGGCCACCGCGCTGCTAGCGGCCTGCTCCACCCAGCCCGGCGTGCGTGAGGCCTCACCGCCGCCCAGTACATCGTCGCCACTGTCGGCCGCCGCGACGTCCGACGACGCGCCGCATCCCTTGCTGCTGATTTCCATCGATGGCCTGCGCGCGGACATGCTTGATCGCGGCATCACGCCGACGCTGTCGCAGCTTGCACGCGATGGCGTGCGCGCGCGCTGGATGACACCCTCGTACCCGTCGCTGACCTTTCCCAATCACTACACGCTGGTCACCGGCCTGCGCCCGGATCGCCACGGCATCGTGCACAACAGCATGCGCGATGCCGGGCTGGGCAATTTCTGGCTGAGCAAGCAGGACGCGGTGACCGATGCGCGCTGGTGGGGCGGCCAGCCGGTCTGGGTGGGCGTGGAAAAGGCCGGGATGCACGCGGCAACCTGGTCGTGGCCCGGCAGCGAGGCCGCCATCCAGGGCGTGCGCCCGACGCATTGGCGCCATTACGAGGAAGGCGTCGCCATGGACGCGCGCGTGGACACTGTCCAGGCCTGGCTCAAGAGCTCCGGCGCCGACGCCAACCGCCTGGTCACGCTGTACTTCGAACACGTGGACGAAGCAGGCCACGACCACGGCCCGGAATCGCGCGAATACGCCGACAGCGTGCGCGCAGTGGACGCCGCCATCGGCCGGCTGCTGGCCGGCATGCAGCGCGACGGGACCCGCGCGCGCACCAACATCATCGTGGTCTCCGATCACGGCATGGCCGAGGTGGCGCCGGGGCATGCGATCAGCGTGGAAGCCATCGCGCCGCCGGCGATTGCCACCGCGGTCACCGACGGCCAGGTGATCGGCTTCGAGCCCAAGCCCGGGCAACAGGCCAATGCCGAGGCGATGCTGCTCGGCCCCCATGCGCAGTACGACTGCTGGCGCAAGGCCGAGCTGCCGGCGCGCTGGCATTACGGCACGCACCCGCGCATTCCGCCGATCGTGTGCCAGATGCACGAAGGCTGGGACGCATTGTTCCCCGACAAACTGGCCAAGCGCTCGCAGCACGGCATGCGCGGCTCGCACGGGTTCGATCCAGCCCTGCCCTCGATGCGTGCGGTGTTCGTGGCGCAAGGCCCGGATCTGGCGCAGGGCAAGCGCTTGCCCGGGTTCGACAACGTCGATGTGTATGCCTTGCTGACGCGGTTGCTGGGCATCGCCGCAGCGCCCAACGACGGCAACCCGGCCACGCTGCTGCCGGCATTACGCGTGCCGCCGGACATTGCGCACTGA
- a CDS encoding MAPEG family protein, translated as MQLTIELQMLGWAMVLGLVQLLAASASMTTQRGTKWNASARDGDTKPLTGVAARLDRAFRNYLETFPIFAAAVLAVSVAGRTNAETALGVQLYLWARVAYVPAYAAGIPYLRSAIWVVSFWGIVKLVRALLGW; from the coding sequence GTGCAACTGACGATCGAACTGCAGATGCTGGGCTGGGCCATGGTGCTCGGCCTGGTACAGCTGCTGGCTGCATCGGCCAGCATGACCACGCAACGCGGCACCAAGTGGAATGCCAGTGCGCGCGATGGCGATACCAAGCCGCTGACCGGCGTCGCCGCACGCCTGGATCGCGCGTTTCGCAACTACCTGGAAACCTTTCCGATCTTTGCCGCAGCAGTGCTGGCGGTGAGCGTGGCCGGACGCACCAATGCCGAAACCGCCCTGGGCGTGCAGCTGTATCTGTGGGCGCGCGTGGCCTACGTGCCGGCTTACGCGGCCGGCATCCCTTACCTGCGCAGCGCCATCTGGGTGGTGTCGTTCTGGGGCATCGTCAAGCTGGTGCGTGCGTTGCTGGGGTGGTAA
- a CDS encoding DUF4019 domain-containing protein — protein sequence MLRPRLLVALVLAPALAFAQQPQPSRTATAQPAPSASRPAAGQPAPALSAAQQAQVAKQDVEMTQAALRVAQMVDANKAASLWDGASSVAKTAVKRDAFVAQLAGERARLGAMVGRGQGSVTRVKYGPGAQVPEGLYVNVSFPTRFANAPQPVRELVSFRLDEDKTWRVAGYSLRSAAK from the coding sequence ATGCTCCGTCCCCGTTTGCTTGTCGCGTTGGTGTTGGCTCCAGCGCTGGCGTTCGCTCAACAACCGCAGCCTTCCCGCACGGCAACTGCCCAGCCGGCGCCCTCGGCGTCGCGGCCGGCTGCAGGCCAACCGGCACCGGCGCTGAGCGCGGCCCAGCAGGCGCAGGTCGCCAAGCAGGATGTCGAGATGACCCAGGCCGCCCTGCGCGTGGCGCAGATGGTCGATGCCAACAAGGCCGCCTCGCTGTGGGACGGTGCCTCCAGCGTGGCCAAGACTGCGGTCAAGCGCGATGCCTTCGTCGCCCAGCTCGCCGGCGAGCGTGCACGTCTGGGTGCGATGGTCGGGCGTGGCCAGGGCTCGGTGACGCGGGTGAAGTACGGCCCCGGCGCGCAGGTGCCCGAAGGGTTGTACGTCAACGTCAGCTTCCCGACCCGGTTCGCCAACGCGCCGCAACCGGTGCGCGAGCTGGTGTCGTTCCGTCTGGATGAAGACAAGACCTGGCGCGTTGCGGGCTACAGCCTGCGCTCGGCAGCCAAGTGA
- a CDS encoding TonB-dependent receptor, producing MAPTLIPSLRRSALSLALASLLTPALALAEDTPEVADPQTPPTSDTRHDATHSSGRHIKDLDKVVVTASPLRDAAGELSRPVEVLAGERLDEVRSSSLGETVASLPGVQSSNFGPGVGRPIIRGLDGPRVAVLRDGLSTQDVSTVSQDHSPAIEPFLANQIEVLKGPSTLLYGSGAIGGVVNVVDGRIAETPVDGFSGRAEVRFDGGDKDGNTDMFRVDAGNGSGLSIHADGVYRNQNDYDTPQGRQLNSWIDSKVGSIGASLSGDWGFVGLSASRFRDNYGNPGEPGDPSIGERGVSLKLQQDRYDLKGGLTDPWGEGSALRYSFGHTDYAHTEFEGEEVGTVFTKRANEGRVEASFTFGGGWQTAFGLQGSDTTFQAVGEESFVPKTDTRSLGAFAVARNSWERVTAEIGARVDKVKYQTDIGVDRDFTPTSFSASGGFRFNEQWRLTANLDHAERAPAEEELFADGPHIATLAYEIGDADLKTEKANQAELGLNFQNEWVDAKVAAYYNRYNDFVYIVDTGNQWFNEEDNDFLPIRQWTQADAIFHGFEGEATFHLANNDTGAWDLRVFGDTVRARLSDGGNLPRIAPGRFGAQMRWNADAWRASLGATRTLKQDKVAVNETATDGYTFVDAHLAYHVDRGSNAWEVFLDGNNLTNQDARVHTSFLKDDVMLPGRSASFGVRMFF from the coding sequence ATGGCCCCCACGCTCATCCCCTCGCTGCGCCGCTCCGCCCTCTCGCTGGCACTGGCCAGCCTGCTGACTCCTGCCCTGGCCCTGGCCGAAGACACCCCGGAGGTTGCCGACCCGCAGACGCCGCCGACATCGGACACCCGGCATGACGCCACCCATTCCAGCGGCCGGCATATCAAGGACCTGGACAAGGTGGTGGTCACCGCCAGCCCGCTGCGCGACGCGGCAGGCGAGCTGAGCCGTCCGGTCGAGGTGCTGGCCGGCGAGCGTCTGGATGAGGTGCGCAGTTCGAGCCTGGGCGAAACCGTGGCCAGCCTGCCGGGCGTGCAGAGCTCCAACTTCGGCCCCGGCGTGGGACGGCCGATCATCCGCGGCCTGGATGGCCCGCGCGTGGCGGTGCTGCGCGACGGCCTGTCCACCCAGGACGTGTCCACCGTCAGCCAGGACCACTCGCCGGCGATCGAGCCGTTCCTGGCCAACCAGATCGAAGTGCTGAAGGGTCCGTCCACGCTGCTGTACGGCTCCGGCGCGATCGGCGGCGTGGTCAACGTGGTCGACGGGCGAATTGCCGAAACCCCGGTGGACGGCTTCAGCGGGCGCGCCGAAGTGCGTTTTGACGGCGGCGACAAGGACGGCAATACCGACATGTTCCGCGTCGATGCCGGCAACGGCAGCGGCCTGTCGATCCATGCCGACGGCGTGTACCGCAACCAGAACGACTACGACACCCCGCAGGGGCGCCAGCTCAACAGCTGGATCGATTCCAAGGTGGGCTCGATCGGCGCCTCGCTGTCCGGCGACTGGGGCTTTGTCGGCCTGTCGGCATCGCGCTTTCGCGATAACTACGGCAACCCCGGCGAGCCGGGCGACCCGTCCATCGGCGAGCGCGGCGTGTCGCTGAAACTGCAGCAGGACCGCTACGACCTCAAGGGCGGGCTGACCGATCCGTGGGGCGAAGGCAGCGCGCTGCGCTACAGCTTCGGTCATACCGATTACGCGCATACCGAATTCGAAGGCGAGGAAGTCGGCACCGTGTTCACCAAGCGCGCCAACGAAGGCCGCGTGGAGGCCTCGTTTACCTTCGGCGGCGGCTGGCAGACCGCGTTCGGCCTGCAGGGCAGCGATACCACGTTCCAGGCGGTGGGCGAAGAATCCTTCGTGCCCAAGACCGATACGCGTTCGCTCGGCGCATTCGCCGTGGCGCGCAACAGCTGGGAACGCGTCACCGCCGAGATCGGCGCACGTGTGGACAAGGTCAAGTACCAGACCGACATCGGCGTGGACCGCGACTTCACCCCGACCAGCTTCTCGGCCAGCGGCGGTTTCCGCTTCAACGAGCAGTGGCGCCTGACCGCCAACCTGGACCACGCCGAGCGCGCACCGGCCGAAGAAGAACTGTTCGCCGACGGCCCGCATATCGCCACCCTCGCCTATGAGATCGGCGATGCGGATCTGAAGACCGAAAAGGCCAACCAGGCCGAGCTGGGGCTCAACTTCCAGAACGAATGGGTGGATGCCAAGGTGGCGGCGTACTACAACCGCTACAACGACTTCGTCTACATCGTCGACACCGGCAATCAATGGTTCAACGAAGAAGACAACGACTTCCTGCCGATCCGCCAGTGGACGCAGGCCGATGCGATCTTCCACGGCTTCGAAGGCGAAGCGACCTTCCACCTGGCCAACAACGACACCGGCGCGTGGGACCTGCGCGTGTTCGGCGATACCGTGCGTGCGCGCCTGAGCGATGGCGGCAACCTGCCACGCATCGCGCCGGGCCGCTTCGGTGCGCAGATGCGCTGGAATGCCGATGCGTGGCGCGCCTCGCTCGGCGCCACCCGCACCCTGAAGCAGGACAAGGTGGCGGTGAACGAAACCGCGACCGATGGCTATACCTTCGTGGATGCGCATCTGGCCTACCACGTGGACCGCGGCAGCAATGCGTGGGAAGTGTTTCTGGACGGCAACAACCTGACCAATCAGGACGCACGCGTGCATACCTCCTTCCTCAAGGACGATGTGATGTTGCCTGGCCGCAGTGCCTCGTTCGGCGTGCGGATGTTCTTCTGA
- a CDS encoding methylated-DNA--[protein]-cysteine S-methyltransferase → MNTLYYDTFHSPIGALTVAADSTAVRHILFAQNRYDAPGRASWAHAPDAALVRAAREQLLDYLHGGRRSFDLPLAPAGTPFQLQVWHTLARIPFGQTWSYAQLAQAVGRPAASRAVGAANGRNPLPIVLPCHRVIGANGTLTGFGGGLPTKQALLQLEGWSPRQIARADDLFVDQRAAPLR, encoded by the coding sequence ATGAACACGCTGTACTACGACACCTTCCACTCGCCGATCGGCGCCCTCACCGTGGCCGCCGATTCCACTGCGGTGCGCCACATCCTGTTCGCACAGAACCGCTACGACGCGCCCGGACGTGCGAGTTGGGCGCATGCCCCCGATGCCGCCCTGGTGCGCGCAGCGCGCGAGCAACTGCTGGATTATCTGCATGGCGGGCGACGCAGTTTCGACCTGCCGCTGGCACCGGCCGGCACGCCGTTTCAGCTGCAGGTCTGGCACACGTTGGCGCGGATTCCGTTCGGCCAGACCTGGAGTTACGCGCAGCTTGCGCAGGCGGTAGGACGCCCCGCCGCCAGCCGCGCGGTAGGTGCTGCCAATGGCCGCAATCCGTTGCCGATCGTGCTGCCCTGCCATCGCGTGATCGGCGCCAATGGCACGTTGACCGGCTTCGGTGGCGGCCTGCCGACCAAGCAGGCGTTGTTGCAGCTGGAAGGCTGGTCGCCGCGCCAGATCGCACGCGCCGACGACCTGTTCGTCGATCAACGTGCAGCGCCGCTGCGCTGA
- a CDS encoding sigma-70 family RNA polymerase sigma factor has protein sequence MPPDTDQQTRFSALLQQHRGIVLKVAASYCRNRDDRDELAQEIAAQLWRAFPAYDPARRFSTWMYRIALNVAISDLRGRSRAPDAAIALDAVVDHLADPTPHDPVREQQVAALYTFIAQLPALERALLLLYLDDHSYREIAEVLGISETNVATKLSRLKARIRNEL, from the coding sequence ATGCCCCCGGACACAGACCAGCAAACCCGCTTCAGCGCCCTGCTCCAGCAGCACCGGGGCATCGTGCTGAAGGTGGCCGCCAGCTATTGCCGCAACCGCGACGACCGCGACGAGCTGGCCCAGGAAATCGCAGCCCAGCTGTGGCGCGCTTTTCCCGCGTACGACCCGGCCCGGCGTTTTTCGACCTGGATGTATCGCATTGCGCTGAATGTGGCGATCAGCGACTTGCGCGGTCGCAGCCGTGCGCCGGATGCGGCGATCGCACTGGATGCGGTGGTTGATCATCTTGCCGACCCGACACCGCACGACCCCGTACGCGAGCAGCAGGTCGCCGCGTTATACACCTTCATCGCGCAGCTGCCCGCGCTGGAGCGTGCGTTGCTGCTGCTCTATCTGGACGACCACAGCTACCGCGAGATCGCCGAGGTGCTCGGCATCAGCGAAACCAACGTCGCCACCAAACTCAGCCGCCTGAAGGCGCGCATCCGCAACGAACTGTGA